The sequence GAGAAGAATGCGATAAGCGGGAAGGGGAAGTCACATTACCGCTCAACAACTTTGATATGGACCGGATTCGCATGCCGGAAAAAACATTGGTGCGGTTCGTGAAATGAATTCTTCTTCAGCAGGCGGCTGCGGCTTGCGAATTCGGCCGGTACGGACTGTCTTGAATTTCCATTGTACCCACGACAACCTTGACAGCCGTCCGCAAGATGTGTATTGTTGGATAAATTACAATAATTTAAAATCGATGACGAAGAGAGTAATTTACGGGTCCGTGGCAAGCGAGTTAGGGAGAGTGGGAGCCTAATACACGGTACGTAAACGAAACGCACTTCTGAGATGTTTCTTGAACTACAGTAGGGAAGATCGGGGCGACACCCCGTTACCAATGGAAAGCGGTCACGTATTGTGGCAACTGGAGTGGTACCACGGGAATCTATGTTCTCGTCTCTTATTGGAGACGGGGGCTTTTTTATATGGAGGGAAAAAATGGATAAAAACCGAATGATTGCAGAGCTGCTTGCCGAAGCGCTGGATCACATAGTCTCGCGTTCTCAGTTTGAACAGCTGTTGGAAAAACCGAAAGATCCGAAATTGGGGGACATCGCATTCCCTTGCTACCGCCTTGAGAAGGAACAAAGGAAAGCTCCGCATCTGATTGCCGCCGACTTAGCAGGCCGGCTACACCACGATCTGATACTAAATGTTACCGCAGTCGGTCCGTATGTGAACATTTCCTTAGACCGCCAGATCGTGATGGACCAGGTTCTGCAGGAAATACTGGCTGCCAAGGAACAGTACGGCTCGCATGGAGCGATGCGGGGGAACGTGCTCATTGATTATTCATCCCCTAATATTGCGAAGCCCTTTTCCATGGGTCATCTGCGGTCCACGGTAATTGGAAACGCACTGGCGAACATCGCGGAAAAGAACGGGTTTACGCCGATCCGGATCAATCATCTAGGGGATTGGGGCACACAGTTCGGTAAATTGATTGTGGCGTACAGACGCTGGGGAGACCAGGCAGCTATTGCAGAGTCCCCGATCCGGGAATTACTGAACATCTACGTGAAGTTCCACGAAGCTGCCGAAACGGACGACTCGTTGAATGAGGAGGCGCGTGTGGCTTTCAAGTCGCTGGAAGACGGCGATCCGGAGGCTTACGCACTGTGGGAGTGGTTCCGGGAAGAGTCGCTGAAGGAATTCGAAGCGATTTATGAGCTGCTGGGAATCCGATTCGACTCGTATGCAGGGGAAGCGTTCTATAACGACAAGATGGAAACGGTCGTCCAGGAGCTGAAGGAGAAATCGCTGTTGACCCGATCCGACGGCGCGCATGTCGTGGAACTTGAAGACCTGCCGCCCTGTCTGATTACGAAAAAGGACGGGGCCACGCTGTACGCGACCCGCGATCTCGCGGCCGCCATCTATCGTCAACAAACATACATTCCCGAAAAAGTGCTGTATGTAGTGGGTAATGAGCAATCTCTGCACTTCAAACAACTTTTCACGGTGCTTGGTAAAATGGGTTTTGGGTGGTCAAAGAATTTGACGCATGTGCCATTCGGGATGATCCTGCAGGACGGCCAGAAGATGTCCACGCGCAAGGGGAAAATCGTATTGCTGGCAGATGTGCTGGACGAGGCGATTGGAACAGCCAAGCGGAATATCGAAGAAAAAAACCCGGCCCTTCTGCAGAAAGACAAGGTAGCCGTCCAAGTGGGCGTCGGAGCTGTCCTGTTCAACGACTTGAAAACCTACCGCTTACATGATATCGATTTCTCAATAGAGCAAATGATGAACTTCGAGGGGGAAACCGGTCCCTATGTCCAGTATACGATTGCCCGGATCTCTTCGCTGCTGACAAAAGGAGGGGATGAAGAGGGCACGCCAAGTTTCGATGGTTTAGGGGAATCGGCATGGCCTGTTGTTAAGCTGCTTGGCGAGTATCCGCTCATGATCCAGAAAGCCTTCGACCAAGCGGACCCGTCCCTGATTGCGAAGTTCAGTCTGAAGCTGTCACGGGAATTCAATAAGTACTACGCTACAACCAGAGTGCTGGAACAAAGTCCGGGGAGGCAGGACCGGCTGGCGTTCGTTTCGTGTGTGCGAATCGTTCTGAAGGACGCGCTCAAGCTATTGGGCATTTCCTCGCCGGATGAAATGTGACGGCCACCTGCCCGCAGAATTTAGGGAACAGGCGGCCGATAGTAAACGGTCGGATGCAGGAGGGGATTGTGATCAGACTTACAACAGGACGCTATGTAGTGACAATCGATCGTACGAGCACAAAAAACTATTATGATACGCACCAGTTCATCACGGAGGATTGCGGCTGTTCGTATTGTGCGAATTACAGGTTGGCTTGTGATCACTTCCCACAGGAAATCCAGGATCTGTTTGACGTTCTCGGGATTGACCCCCGGAAAGAAGGGGAGGTCTCCGAGGTTGGCGTGAATGCCGATGGCACGCATCTCTATGTTGCGTTCTATCATCTGGTCGGGGAGATCTTAGCTGGACCAGGTCCTTATCCAGCTGTGGGCGGTGAACACGATGTTCGGTTCGTGTGTCCGGATCGGGTGGAGATGGATTTCAGCGACGAGCTGGACTTGGTCCCGGACAATTTTCCGCAGCCGGCTGTTCAATTTGAGATCCAACTGAATGTGCCGTGGCTGTTGGACTGACGGTGGCTTCCGGTCGGATGATGAATGCCCCCGTATGCTTGTCTGCTGTATGTGAGTTGAAGAAGTGAGAAACTGATAGAAATGGAGGTACTGCAGATGGAAATCCGACAGGCGACAAGAGCGGATGTGCCGGCCATTGTACGGCTGCTGGCCGATGACGAATTAGGAGCACAGCGTGAGCGATACGAAGATCCGCTGCCCGCCGAATATCTTGAAGCCTTTGAAGCAATGGATTCTCAGACTGGAAATCAAATGATTGTTGCGGTCGACGGCCAAAAGGTTGTCGGGTGCCTCCAACTGACTCTCATTCCTGGGTTGGCCCGGCGGGGGATGAAACGGGCGCAGATCGAAGGGGTCCGGGTGGATCGTCAGTATCGGAGTCAAAGGATCGGTGAACAGCTGTTCCAGGAGGCCATCTCCATAGCGCGAGCGGGACGTTGCAGTCTGGTGCAGCTTACGACAGATAAGCACCGGTCCGATGCCCATCGGTTTTACGAAAGATTGGGATTCGAAGCAAGCCACGAGGGGATGAAGCTGCACTTGTAACGGGCTGCCGGATGTCCATCGGGATGGCTGCCGAACGGGGCATCTGCGACAATCCGATGGATCGTTGCTGGCACGGGGCACAAAGGAAGGGGAAGTGGGAAAATGGCGGAAAAGCACAGTGTACTGGTCACAAGTGTCTCCATCATTCGAGAAGGCAAGGTGTTCCTTGTCCAGGAAGGAAAGCCGGCTGCACACGGTAAATGGAACTTTCCGAGCGGCAGTATCGAATATAACGAAGACATCCTTACAGCCGCCTGCAGAGAAGCGAAAGAGGAGACTGGCTTGGATGTGAAGCTGCGTAGCAGCACGGGTGTATATAATTTCGTCAGCGATTCAGGCGATCAGGGGATCCTCTTCCACTTTGTGGGGGAGATGGTCGGAGGTTCTGTACGCCTGTAAGATGGACTGCTTGCCGGGGAATGGATTTCGCTAGGTGACTTATCGGTCTTTCTGCAGCAGCCTCACCGGGATTCGCAGGTCATGCAGCAGATCGTCGATAATCTGCTGCACCAGCGTGTGTATCCGCTGACGCTGTTCCAGGCGCAGCTGCTGTGACGGACGGGTTTTCAAGAACCTTAGACCAAACAATGCATAGAAGATTTTTGAATTTATCTAATTCAAGGAGGGGACCTCATGCAAACAGTGATTCCCGCTTTCCGCATCACCGATTATGATCGCAGTATGGCATTTTACGTGGACACCTTGGGGTTTGCA comes from Sporosarcina trichiuri and encodes:
- the argS gene encoding arginine--tRNA ligase; this encodes MDKNRMIAELLAEALDHIVSRSQFEQLLEKPKDPKLGDIAFPCYRLEKEQRKAPHLIAADLAGRLHHDLILNVTAVGPYVNISLDRQIVMDQVLQEILAAKEQYGSHGAMRGNVLIDYSSPNIAKPFSMGHLRSTVIGNALANIAEKNGFTPIRINHLGDWGTQFGKLIVAYRRWGDQAAIAESPIRELLNIYVKFHEAAETDDSLNEEARVAFKSLEDGDPEAYALWEWFREESLKEFEAIYELLGIRFDSYAGEAFYNDKMETVVQELKEKSLLTRSDGAHVVELEDLPPCLITKKDGATLYATRDLAAAIYRQQTYIPEKVLYVVGNEQSLHFKQLFTVLGKMGFGWSKNLTHVPFGMILQDGQKMSTRKGKIVLLADVLDEAIGTAKRNIEEKNPALLQKDKVAVQVGVGAVLFNDLKTYRLHDIDFSIEQMMNFEGETGPYVQYTIARISSLLTKGGDEEGTPSFDGLGESAWPVVKLLGEYPLMIQKAFDQADPSLIAKFSLKLSREFNKYYATTRVLEQSPGRQDRLAFVSCVRIVLKDALKLLGISSPDEM
- a CDS encoding GNAT family N-acetyltransferase, coding for MEIRQATRADVPAIVRLLADDELGAQRERYEDPLPAEYLEAFEAMDSQTGNQMIVAVDGQKVVGCLQLTLIPGLARRGMKRAQIEGVRVDRQYRSQRIGEQLFQEAISIARAGRCSLVQLTTDKHRSDAHRFYERLGFEASHEGMKLHL
- a CDS encoding NUDIX domain-containing protein, giving the protein MAEKHSVLVTSVSIIREGKVFLVQEGKPAAHGKWNFPSGSIEYNEDILTAACREAKEETGLDVKLRSSTGVYNFVSDSGDQGILFHFVGEMVGGSVRL